In the Desulfobulbaceae bacterium DB1 genome, GCTTGGCAAAGGCGCGCGTCCGCTCAACTCCGCCGGCATCAGGCGAAACCATAATCACTTCTTTATCGGAAAAGGATTCCGAAATATTTTTTAACAAAACCGGAGCGGCATAAAGATTGTCAACAGGGATATTAAAAAAACCCTGAATCTGACCGGAATGGAGATCCATGGTCAGAACCCGTCGCACGCCGACTGCCATCAGCATCTCCGCCACTACCTTGGCTGAAATGGGTACCCGGGGAGCAACTTTTCTATCTTGCCTGGCGTATCCGTAATAGGGCATGACCGCGGTGATACGTCGGGCCGAAGCACGACGAAGCGCATCCGACATTAAAATCAATTCCATCAAATGGTCATTAACCGGGGTGCATGTCGGCTGCACGATAAAAATATCTTTTCCCCGAACATTTTCACCTATTTCAACGTAGGTTTCGCCATCGCTGAACTTTCTGACATCAGCCTTACTGAGTTCCATTTTCAAATGCGCGCAAATGTCTTTGGCAAGAGACGGGTTGGCATTTCCACTGAAAATCATGATGTCTTTAAGGCTGCCCATAATAATTCCGTTTCATTCAGTTGTACTTCCACCATTGTTCGCAAATGATGTAAAAGCAACATATATTTAGTAATCTTGCTGATTATCAAAGATGAAGCAAATGGCTGGGGCGGCAGGATTCGAACCTACGAATGCAAGAGTCAAAGTCTTGTGTCTTACCGCTTGACGACGCCCCAGTTTAAAATACCATCAAGAAGTGAGCGGCTTTGCGAAAAACACCCTTTCAGGATACTTCTCCAGCAGTTCATTCCGGCATCGTGCTGCTTGATCCAGATCTGTAAATATACCGAAAACTGTTGGCCCGCTTCCCGACATCAATGCCGATACAGCCCCGCGTTCCATCAGCATTGACTTGATTTTTCCTATTTCAGGATATCGACCGATGGTTACCTGTTCAAGATCGTTGCCTCGCGCATCAGGGCAACGATTGGCCGACAAGGGGCCTAAGATAAATGGATTACCCTTTATTGTCAACGCAAAATTAGCAAGTTGCGAGTGATCAAGATTTTCAAAAACCCATTTTGTCGAAACAGGAAAACCGGGATTTACCAACAAAAAACAACATTCCGTCAGCGCCGCCCTCTTTTCAAGCTTTTCACCGACACCTGTTGCCAATGCCGAACAGTAATCGGACACAAAAAAAGGAACATCCGCTCCGAGGGCCAGCCCCAGGTCCATCATTTTTACTTCACTCAACGGCTGCGCGTAAAGCAGGTTCAATCCCTTCAAGACAGCGGCAGCGTCACTGCTTCCGCCGCCTAAACCCGCCGCAACCGGAATATGCTTTCTCAGGGTAATCTCGACGCCGCCCTTTGCCCCTGTTGCCCGGAAAAAAAGGCGGGCAGCTTTATAGGCCAAGTTCGTTTCATCCTCCGCAAGCCCGGAATCCGGGCAGCTGAGTTTGATGCCCGACGAAATTTCTTCAAGGGCAATCGAATCAGCCAGGTCGATCTTCTGCATCCACGTTGCAAGTTCATGATATCCATCAGGTCTGCGGGACAGAACCTTCAGAAAAATATTCACTTTTGCCGGTGCCCGCAGATGAAGCGTTCGGCCTCCGCCCATTTACGACTTTGCCTTTACATAGCGCATCTTGAGATCATAGAGGAATTTCCCGAGCATATTTTCTTCTTCCTCGGTCAAATTCCCCCTGGTCTTTTCCTTAAGCACATGAAGCGTATCAATGGTATGTTTCACAAGCACGAGATCCTGCCTGCGCAACCCGGTTACAGGGTCGGCGATCTCCCCGAGATGAAAAAGGGCTGAGGTGTTAAGAGACATGACAAAAGCGCCAAATGTGACTTCCGGCATGATGCATTTGCCGTCCACCATCTCTCCACCCGCGCATTTACATTTTTTCTCCGCCTCATCCATGTTGTTTTCCGACCCGCGTCGTTTAGCTCAGATCAAGTACCATGGCACTGGTTATATTCTCGAGCTGCATGACGCTTTCAAGTTGTTCCTTGGTGATCAAGGTATCGGTGTTGAGCAGAATTACGTTGCGTGACTGATCGCCCTCACCCATTTCCCGACCGACAGTCATGCGGGAAATATTAACGCCGGCCTTGCCCAAAGTCACGCCTAATGCACCGATGACGCCGGGCACATCCTGGTTATAAACAAAAAGCATCGGACCATCCGGCAAGGCCTCGAGCCGGAAGTTGTTCAGCCGAACCAAGCGCGGCTCTTTTTTACCGAAAACGGTGCCGGCAAGCACATTTTCATCTTCCGATGTTTTCACTCGTACCGAAAGCAGATTGGTGAAATCGTCGGAGTCAGCGGTTTTTGATTCAATCACCCTGATGCCTCTTTCCTTGGCGATCATCGGCGCATTGACAAAATTTACCGCATCTTTCAGGATCGGGGTGAAAAGCCCTTTCAAGAATGCCACGGTGATGGGTCCGGTCTGCATCTCGGCGAGATCACCGTTAAACTCAATGTTCACCTCTTCCACGCTGCCCTTGGCAATCTGCATATGGAAGGAACCGAGCATCTCGGCAAGGGTTACGTAAGGCCGCACCTTGGAAAGCACCTCGGCGCTGACGGAAGGCACGTTCACCGCATTGGCCACCGTATTATTGAGCAGATAATCTGCAATCTGTTCGGCAATGGTCACGGCGACATTTTCCTGCGCCTCGGCGGTTGAGGCGCCAAGATGCGGGGTGCAGATGAAATTATCCAGACCAAGCAGCGGAGTTGTTTCCAGTGAAGTCGGCTCTTTTTCAAAAACGTCCAGCGCGGCGCCGGCAATTTCTCCACTTTTCAATGCCTCGTAAAGCGCTGCCTCGTCAACCACGCCGCCCCTGGCGCAATCGATAAACATAGCGGTCTTTTTCATGGCCTTGAACTGTTCCGTCGAGACAATCTTGCTGGTTTCCTTGGTCAACGGAACATGAACGGAAATATAGTCGGACCGTTTGCAGAGTTCATCCAGGCTGACCAGTTCCACGCCCAGCTTGTCGACAAGGTCTTTCGGCATGTGCGGATCAAAGGCGATTACCTTCATGTGCAATCCCTGAGCCCTGTTGGAGACAATGGCGCCGATTCGGCCTATGCCGATGATGCCCAGGGTCTTTCCGGTAACCTCACGGCCCTGAAATTTCTTTTTGTCCCAGCCGCCGGCCTTGAGACGGGCAGTGGCCTGAGGGATGTTCCGGGTGAGCGACATCATCATGGCAATGGCGTGTTCCGCGGCAGTGGTGGCATTACCGTCCGGAGCGTTCATGACGACGATACCCCTTTTACTGGCGGCGGCGATATCGACATTGTCAAGCCCGATGCCGGCACGTCCGACAACCCGGAGCCTGTCAGCCGCTTCGATTATTTCGGCAGTAACTTTTGTGGCGCTGCGGATGACCAAACCATCATATTGGCCAATTTCCTTTTTCAGCTCTTCCGGGCTCATTCCTGTCTTGATGTCAACCTCAAGCCCTGCATCCAGGAGAATTTTAGCTCCAACCGGGGCCAGATTATCACTGATAAGTACCTTCATGACCGCTCCTTTGTCATATAAAACCGCTGTAAATTATAAAAAGTATATCTTAAAATGAGCAAGTAATTAAAACATAGCACTATGCTTTTGTTGCCAATTTTTGTCAAGGACAAAGAAAAAAAACAACTCGCCCGTTGAAAACGGATCACATGGCCGTTTCATTGCGGTAAATGGGACAAAGAGCTGCCCAACGAACAGAAAAGAGAGACGTTATGCCGTAACGGCTGCTAATCCCGAAAACATGCGGAGAAATCCGCGGGGCCTTCATCATCTTCATCCGGTTCCGCGGGCACGGGGGCCAACCTCCGAGCCAGTTCAAATTCCTTTTGAAAATCGGCAATTTTCTTTTGCAGGAGACGTTGCGGAAAACGTTCACCGCCCAGATATGCACTGACATTCTCCTGAAGTTGCGTCAACAGTTCCGAGAGAACGGCATCCTTTTCCTTTTCGTCGATAAAATTCCGCTCCTTGCAAATCACATGGGTTATTTCCCCGGCGAATTTCCGTTTGAGTTCATCAACCAGATTTTCATCATCCACGGACTGGAAAGCGTCATCTCCGAGCTCAAGCGACGCCTCGCAGCGAACCTTGACCAACCAGCGGTCCGCCGCCACTTTTCTCGATAAGTCGTAAAAACCGACCTTTATGCCGTTGGGAAATTTCTTT is a window encoding:
- a CDS encoding 4-(cytidine 5'-diphospho)-2-C-methyl-D-erythritol kinase translates to MGGGRTLHLRAPAKVNIFLKVLSRRPDGYHELATWMQKIDLADSIALEEISSGIKLSCPDSGLAEDETNLAYKAARLFFRATGAKGGVEITLRKHIPVAAGLGGGSSDAAAVLKGLNLLYAQPLSEVKMMDLGLALGADVPFFVSDYCSALATGVGEKLEKRAALTECCFLLVNPGFPVSTKWVFENLDHSQLANFALTIKGNPFILGPLSANRCPDARGNDLEQVTIGRYPEIGKIKSMLMERGAVSALMSGSGPTVFGIFTDLDQAARCRNELLEKYPERVFFAKPLTS
- a CDS encoding phosphoglycerate dehydrogenase; the encoded protein is MKVLISDNLAPVGAKILLDAGLEVDIKTGMSPEELKKEIGQYDGLVIRSATKVTAEIIEAADRLRVVGRAGIGLDNVDIAAASKRGIVVMNAPDGNATTAAEHAIAMMMSLTRNIPQATARLKAGGWDKKKFQGREVTGKTLGIIGIGRIGAIVSNRAQGLHMKVIAFDPHMPKDLVDKLGVELVSLDELCKRSDYISVHVPLTKETSKIVSTEQFKAMKKTAMFIDCARGGVVDEAALYEALKSGEIAGAALDVFEKEPTSLETTPLLGLDNFICTPHLGASTAEAQENVAVTIAEQIADYLLNNTVANAVNVPSVSAEVLSKVRPYVTLAEMLGSFHMQIAKGSVEEVNIEFNGDLAEMQTGPITVAFLKGLFTPILKDAVNFVNAPMIAKERGIRVIESKTADSDDFTNLLSVRVKTSEDENVLAGTVFGKKEPRLVRLNNFRLEALPDGPMLFVYNQDVPGVIGALGVTLGKAGVNISRMTVGREMGEGDQSRNVILLNTDTLITKEQLESVMQLENITSAMVLDLS
- a CDS encoding phosphoribosylpyrophosphate synthetase, with the protein product MGSLKDIMIFSGNANPSLAKDICAHLKMELSKADVRKFSDGETYVEIGENVRGKDIFIVQPTCTPVNDHLMELILMSDALRRASARRITAVMPYYGYARQDRKVAPRVPISAKVVAEMLMAVGVRRVLTMDLHSGQIQGFFNIPVDNLYAAPVLLKNISESFSDKEVIMVSPDAGGVERTRAFAKRLNAGLAIIDKRRERANQSQAMNVIGNVSGKHAILLDDMVDTAGTLCQAAEILVKEGAREVFAYCTHAVLSGPAIDRINASCIKQLVVTDTIPQSDEAKKCGKIKVLSVSELLGDSIRCIHSEDSVSSLFV